A segment of the Flavobacterium azooxidireducens genome:
CGTGAGTATTTTAAACTTTTTCTTAGTTAGAACCACACATTTACTGGGAACTACCTATGATTTTCAAAACAGAGAAAAGTTACCTAAAGGTGTGCCGATAATAATTGTGGCTAACCACCAAAGTCTGTATGATATTCCTGCAATTATCTGGTTTATGCGAGATTGGCATCCCAAATTTGTCAGTAAAAAAGAACTCGGCAAGGGAATTCCAAGCGTTTCATACAATTTAAGACACGGAGGTTCCGTTTTAATAGATAGGAAAGATCCAAAACAAGCGTTGTCTGCTATTAGAGTGATGGGTGAATACATTGAAAAACACAATCGCTCAACCGTTATTTTTCCTGAAGGAACTCGAAGTAAAACAGGTGTTCCCAAGAAATTTTCAGAAAATGGCTTGAAAATTTTGTATAAATACTCTCCTTCGGCTTATATTGTACCGATTTCAATTAATAACTCATGGAAAATGAATCGATTTGGGCAATTTCCGATGGGATTGGGAAATAAAATTACATTTACAATACAAGAACCTTTTCCTGTAAAGGGAATGACGTTCGAAGAAATGATGCAAAGAACAGAAAATGCCGTGATTAGCGGAATAAAAAATTAAAATTATGTCTATAAAAAACATTCGTTTAGAAGTGATGCAGTTGCTGGAAAAAAAGGTCGATACTTTTATGAACGATTACTTAATTCCGGTAGAACAAATTTGGCAACCATCCGATTTGTTACCGGATTCTGAAAAAGAAACTTTTTTTGAAGAAGTAAAAGAATTGCGTGAAATTGCAAAAGATTTACCTTATGATTTCTGGGTAACGTTGGTAGGAGATACCATTACCGAAGAAGCTTTGCCAACCTATGAATCGTGGTTGATGGAAGTAGAAGGCGTTGATAATGAAGAAAGAAACGGTTGGTCAAGATGGGTGAGAAGTTGGACGGGCGAAGAAAACCGTCACGGTGATTTGCTTAACAAATACCTTTATCTTTCCGGAAGAGTAAACATGCGTGAAATCGAAATGACTACGCAACACCTTATTAATGATGGATTTGATATCGGAACCGGAAAAGATCCATACAAAAACTTTGTTTATACCAGTTTTCAAGAATTAGCTACGTATGTTTCACACAATCGTGTGGCTCAAATGGCAAAGAAATATGGAGACAACAAATTGTCTAAAATGTGCAAATTGATTGCAGGCGATGAAATGCGTCATCATCATGCGTACAGTGAATTTGTGAACCAAATTTTTCAAGTTGATCCGAGCGAAATGATGTTGGCTTTTCAATATATGATGAAACAAAAAATTGTGATGCCGGCTCATTTTTTACGTGAATCGGGACAAAAAATTAGTTCCGCTTTTGAACAGTTTTCCGATTCTGCTCAACGAATTGGTGTTTACACGGCGGCTGATTATGTTGATATTATGCAAAAGTTAATCGATAAATGGAAAATTGATCAAATGAACGGTTTGACAGATGAAGCCGAAAAAGCCCGTGATTATTTGATGAAACTTCCGGCTAGAATGGCCAAAATTTCTGAACGATTAGTTATTCCGGAAACCGGACATGTGTTTAAATGGGTGCAACCTGCTTTGGTGAAGTAAATTATATCAACTCGTTACACTTATGAAAGCAATAAAAATTTTTCTTAGACTTGCTGTTGCTATTAGTTTCTTGTCTGCAGTAGCTGACAGACTTGGTTTTTGGAATAAAGAAATAGCCGTTTGGGGAAATTGGGACAACTTTTTAAGTTATACGCAAATGATAAATCCTTGGTTGCCCAAAAGTACTGTTTCAACGATAGGATTATTAGCAACTGTTTTAGAAATTGTCTTTGCAGTTTGTTTGATGATCGGTTACCGAACGGAATATTTTGCAAAATTAAGTGGTTATCTATTGCTAATTTTTGCTTTGTCAATGACATTTTCAACCGGAATTAAAGGAGCTTTTGATTATTCTGTTTTTAGTGCTTCAGCAGCAGCTTTTGCTCTGAGTACCATGCATTCTTTGAAATATTTAGAAATAGATATTGTATTAAATTCCAAAAAATAATTTGAAATGTCTTTGATTGATAAAACTATTCTTTTTGTAAAAGAAAAACTCCAAGATGCCGAAGGCGGTCACGATTGGTTTCACATCGAACGCGTTTTTAAAAATGCTGTTTTAATTGCTCAAGAAGAAGTTTGTGATGTTACCGTTGTGAAATTAGGAGCTTTATTACACGACATTGCCGATTCAAAATTTCATAATGGAGATGAAGAAATTGGCCCAAAAACTGCTAGAAAATTTTTAGAAAGCGAAAATGTTTCCGAAGAAATAATCGAGCATGTGATTCAAATCATCAAAAATATTTCGTTTAAAGGCGGGAATTTTGAAAAAACTTTTTCATCCAAAGAATTAGAAATCGTACAAGATGCCGATCGATTGGATGCTTTAGGAGCAATCGGAATTGCAAGAGCTTTTAATTATGGTGGTTTTAAAAACAGAGCTTTATATAACCCAACTATTGCTCCAAAACTAAACATGAGCAAAGAAGAATACAAAAACAGTGATTCGCCCACTTTGAATCATTTTTATGAAAAATTACTTCTTCTAAAAGATAAAATGAATACCGAAACCGGAAAAAAATTAGCTCAAGAACGTCACCGTTTTATGGAAACATTTTTGAGCCAATTTTATGCTGAATGGGAAGGTGAAATGTAGTTTTGCGAACTATATTGTTAACCTATCACCTAAAAGCTATTGCTATTGTAGATTTTTTTTTGACTACTTATTTTCTGCAAATTTTACCCAAAAATTTCATCTGCCAAATTGATAATTTAACCGAAAGGTTTGAAGAAATTTTCCTGAAACTCAATACAGTTTATCTTTTAGCCCCGACCTTGCCTACCGGCAGGCAGGTTGCAGTGGAAATCTTTTTGTTGGCGAGCTTTGCTCGGGAACAAAAAATTGGAACGGAAAGCGGGAAAATGGTTGGCTGAAAATGCCCGAACCATTCGCTTCAAATATTTAAAAAATATACTTCGATTATGTGATTTCTCCCTCTGGTCGAAATGACACAAAATGAGGATAAACCCTACAAATCAAACCCCAAATTCACACCCAGTTTCATCGCAATAATTTTCGTGATGCGTTGTTTGAGTTCAGGTATTTTGATGCTTTCGATCACTTCGTTGGAAAATGCATACAGCAATAACGCTTTGGCTTCTTTTTTAGGAATTCCGCGTTGTTGCATATAGAACATCGCACTTTCGTCTAATTGACCAATGGTGCAACCGTGTGAACATTTGACATCATCGGCAAAAATTTCCAATTGTGGTTTGGCGTTGATGGTGGCTTTATCGCTTAATAAAATGTTGTTATTTTGTTGAAAAGCATCTGTTTTTTGGGCTTCTTTTTCCACGAAAATCTTTCCGTTGAAAACGCCGGTGGAACTTCCACCTAGGATGGTTTTATAGTTTTGATGGCTTTCGCAATTGGGCGTGGCATGATTTACTAAGGTGTAATGATCCACGTGTTGCTTGTCGCCAATAATCGTGATTCCTTTTAAAGTTGAATCGATTCGTTCACCAAAATGATAGAAATTCAGGTTGTTTCGGGTGATATTTCCACCAAAAGAAAACGTGTGAACCGCTACTCTACTCTCTTGTTTTTGAGAAATATAAGTGTTGTCAATTAAGTTGGCGGTTTGTTCGTCGTTTTGAATTTTATAATAATCGACAATCGCTCTTTTTTGAGCAAAAATTTCGGTTACCGAATTGGTCAACACCGGATTACTGTTCAAACTTTGATGACGTTCGATGATTTGCACGTGAGCATTTTCACCTACAATAATCAAATTTCGAGGTTGTACCATTAACGCACTTTCAACTCCGGTAGAGAAATGAATGATTTCAATTGGTTTATCAGCCACTTTACTTTTCGGGATGTTGATGAACGCTCCTTCCTGTGCAAAAGCAGTATTTAAAGTTGTTAAACTCTCGTCTTTACTAGCGATTTGGTTAAAATAGGTGTCCAAAACCATTTTGTATTTTGGCTTTGTCAGCACCGAAGAAAGTAAGCAAACGTCAATTCCTTCGTGCGTTGTTGACGACATAAACGAACTGAATTTTCCATCGATAAACACTAATTTGTAGGTGTCAATTTCGTGTAGAAAAAATTTCTTGACATCTTTAAATTCAATTGAATTTTCTCTTTTTGGGAAAACAGAAAAGTCGTTTTTTAGTACGGTATTTAATGATGTATATTTCCAAGCTTCCTCTTTTTTGGTTGGGAAACCTTTGTTTTCAAAGTTTTTGATGGCAGAAGTTCGAATGTCGTGTAACTCGGCGGTTACATCGATTCGTTCTTCAAAGGCCATGAAGGATGATACTAATTTTTCTTTTAAATCCATTTTGTTATTCTTTTGTCATTGCTTCGCCAATTCGAGAATAGTTCTCGTGTCCGAGGAACGAGTGATCTCATAATGAGATGCTTCCTTCGTCAGCATGACAATATTGTGTTAAACCAATTCACTTTTTATCCAATCGTATCCTTTTTCTTCTAACTCGTAAGCTAGTTCTTTTCCGCCGGATTTTACGATTTTTCCGTCCATCAAAACGTGTACAAAATCAGGGATTATATAATCTAATAAACGTTGATAATGCGTGATTACTAAAACAGCATTGTCCTGGCTTTTCAATTTATTCACACCATTGGCCACAATTCGCAATGCATCAATATCTAAACCTGAATCGGTTTCGTCTAAGATGGCTAATTTGGGTTCCAACATCGCCATTTGAAAAATTTCGTTACGTTTTTTTTCTCCACCCGAAAAACCTTCGTTTAACGAACGAGATAAAAACTTACGATCAATTTCTAATAATTCTGATTTTTCACGAATGAGTTTCAGCATTTCATTTGCCGGCATTTCTTCTTTTCCATTAGCTTTTCTGGTTTCGTTGATAGCCGTTTTCATAAAATTCGTTACCGAAACTCCAGGGATTTCCACCGGATATTGAAACGATAAGAAAATACCTTTATGAGCACGTTCTTCGGGAGCTAAATCGGCTAAATCTTCGCCTAATAATTCAACAGAACCTTCGGTTACATCAAACGTTTCATTTCCGGCAATTACAGCAGAAAGTGTGCTTTTTCCTGATCCGTTCGGACCCATAATGGCGTGCACTTCTCCCGCTTTTATTTCAAGGTTGATGCCTTTTAATATTTCTTTGTCTTCGATGGAAGCGTGTAAATTTTTTATGCTTAACATTTTGTGTTTTGTTTCAAGTTTAATGTTTCAGGTTTATTAAACCTATTCGTAATGTCCTTTTAAAGACAAAATATTTAAAATTTCAATTGTGTTTTCGTCGATTAATTGATAAATAATTCGGTGTTCTTGATTTATTCTTCTTGACCATTTACCCGAAAGTTGATGTTTCAAAGGTTCTGGTTTTCCTATGCCTTCAAAAGGATGTAATTGAATATCTTCAATCAAAGCTGAAATTTTATTCATTATTGCTTTGTTTCCAGATTTTTTCCAAAACTCACGATCTTTTTGAGCCTTTTCAGAATAAACTACTTCCACAAATCTTCCAATTTTATTTTCACACCTTTTCCGTCTTTGATACTTTGTTCTGCTTCCAAAATTTCTTTAACAAATTCGGGATTGTAGGGTTTCTCGATTTTTTCAACAATTTCAAAACCAAGTGATTTTGCCAATTTTTTTAAAAGTGGAAAATCTTTTTTCTTTACGTTTTTTAAAATTATATCCATAACTATTAGTTTTATTATCCTACTGAACCTTCCAACGAAATCTCTAGCAATTTCTGAGCTTCAACTGCAAATTCCATTGGTAATTTATTCAATACTTCTTTGCTGAAACCATTTACAATTAAAGCAATTGCTTTTTCGGTTGGAATACCACGTTGGTTGCAATAAAAAACTTGATCTTCTCCAATTTTGGAAGTCGTTGCTTCGTGTTCAATTTTGGCAGATGTGTTTTTACTTTCGATATACGGAAACGTGTGTGCTCCACAATTATTTCCCATCAAAAGCGAATCACATTGCGAAAAGTTTCTGGCATTATCGGCATTGGCACTAATTCGAACCAAACCTCGGTAACTATTTTGTGATTTTCCGGCAGAAATTCCTTTGGAAATGATAGTCGATTTAGTGTTTTTCCCTAAATGAATCATCTTTGTTCCGGTATCGGCTTGTTGATGATTATTGGTTACGGCTATTGAATAAAACTCACCAATCGAGTTATTTCCTTTTAAAATAACGGAAGGATATTTCCACGTAATGGCCGAACCGGTTTCAACTTGTGTCCAAGAAATTTTTGCGTTTTTCTCGCACAAGCCTCTTTTCGTTACAAAATTAAAAACACCACCTTTTCCTTCTTTATTTCCGGGATACCAGTTTTGAACGGTTGAATATTTTATTTCGGCATCATCCATCGCAATCAATTCAACCACAGCGGCGTGCAATTGATTTTCGTCACGACTTGGAGCGGTACAACCTTCTAAATACGAAACATAACTGCCTTCATCGGCAATTAATAACGTTCTTTCAAAC
Coding sequences within it:
- a CDS encoding lysophospholipid acyltransferase family protein, which translates into the protein MHKIISYPISVIYYLTFGLFLCIFHPIQWICFNWFGYEAHKKSVSILNFFLVRTTHLLGTTYDFQNREKLPKGVPIIIVANHQSLYDIPAIIWFMRDWHPKFVSKKELGKGIPSVSYNLRHGGSVLIDRKDPKQALSAIRVMGEYIEKHNRSTVIFPEGTRSKTGVPKKFSENGLKILYKYSPSAYIVPISINNSWKMNRFGQFPMGLGNKITFTIQEPFPVKGMTFEEMMQRTENAVISGIKN
- a CDS encoding acyl-ACP desaturase, which codes for MSIKNIRLEVMQLLEKKVDTFMNDYLIPVEQIWQPSDLLPDSEKETFFEEVKELREIAKDLPYDFWVTLVGDTITEEALPTYESWLMEVEGVDNEERNGWSRWVRSWTGEENRHGDLLNKYLYLSGRVNMREIEMTTQHLINDGFDIGTGKDPYKNFVYTSFQELATYVSHNRVAQMAKKYGDNKLSKMCKLIAGDEMRHHHAYSEFVNQIFQVDPSEMMLAFQYMMKQKIVMPAHFLRESGQKISSAFEQFSDSAQRIGVYTAADYVDIMQKLIDKWKIDQMNGLTDEAEKARDYLMKLPARMAKISERLVIPETGHVFKWVQPALVK
- a CDS encoding DoxX family protein, encoding MKAIKIFLRLAVAISFLSAVADRLGFWNKEIAVWGNWDNFLSYTQMINPWLPKSTVSTIGLLATVLEIVFAVCLMIGYRTEYFAKLSGYLLLIFALSMTFSTGIKGAFDYSVFSASAAAFALSTMHSLKYLEIDIVLNSKK
- a CDS encoding HD domain-containing protein, whose translation is MSLIDKTILFVKEKLQDAEGGHDWFHIERVFKNAVLIAQEEVCDVTVVKLGALLHDIADSKFHNGDEEIGPKTARKFLESENVSEEIIEHVIQIIKNISFKGGNFEKTFSSKELEIVQDADRLDALGAIGIARAFNYGGFKNRALYNPTIAPKLNMSKEEYKNSDSPTLNHFYEKLLLLKDKMNTETGKKLAQERHRFMETFLSQFYAEWEGEM
- the sufD gene encoding Fe-S cluster assembly protein SufD; translated protein: MDLKEKLVSSFMAFEERIDVTAELHDIRTSAIKNFENKGFPTKKEEAWKYTSLNTVLKNDFSVFPKRENSIEFKDVKKFFLHEIDTYKLVFIDGKFSSFMSSTTHEGIDVCLLSSVLTKPKYKMVLDTYFNQIASKDESLTTLNTAFAQEGAFINIPKSKVADKPIEIIHFSTGVESALMVQPRNLIIVGENAHVQIIERHQSLNSNPVLTNSVTEIFAQKRAIVDYYKIQNDEQTANLIDNTYISQKQESRVAVHTFSFGGNITRNNLNFYHFGERIDSTLKGITIIGDKQHVDHYTLVNHATPNCESHQNYKTILGGSSTGVFNGKIFVEKEAQKTDAFQQNNNILLSDKATINAKPQLEIFADDVKCSHGCTIGQLDESAMFYMQQRGIPKKEAKALLLYAFSNEVIESIKIPELKQRITKIIAMKLGVNLGFDL
- the sufC gene encoding Fe-S cluster assembly ATPase SufC, giving the protein MLSIKNLHASIEDKEILKGINLEIKAGEVHAIMGPNGSGKSTLSAVIAGNETFDVTEGSVELLGEDLADLAPEERAHKGIFLSFQYPVEIPGVSVTNFMKTAINETRKANGKEEMPANEMLKLIREKSELLEIDRKFLSRSLNEGFSGGEKKRNEIFQMAMLEPKLAILDETDSGLDIDALRIVANGVNKLKSQDNAVLVITHYQRLLDYIIPDFVHVLMDGKIVKSGGKELAYELEEKGYDWIKSELV
- a CDS encoding Txe/YoeB family addiction module toxin is translated as MEVVYSEKAQKDREFWKKSGNKAIMNKISALIEDIQLHPFEGIGKPEPLKHQLSGKWSRRINQEHRIIYQLIDENTIEILNILSLKGHYE
- a CDS encoding DUF2683 family protein; this encodes MDIILKNVKKKDFPLLKKLAKSLGFEIVEKIEKPYNPEFVKEILEAEQSIKDGKGVKIKLEDLWK
- the sufB gene encoding Fe-S cluster assembly protein SufB, giving the protein MAKYTEDDLKVELESKEYEYGFYTELDSETFPIGLNEDIVRAISMKKEEPQWMTDWRLEAFRAWQEMIEPDWANVHYEKPDFQAISYYSAPKKADPNKTLDDVDPELLAMYKKLGISIDEQKKMNNVAMDIVVDSVSVATTFKKTLNEKGIIFCSISDAIKEHPDLIQKYLGTVVPQRDNFYAALNSAVFSDGSFCYIPKGVRCPMELSTYFRINQAGTGQFERTLLIADEGSYVSYLEGCTAPSRDENQLHAAVVELIAMDDAEIKYSTVQNWYPGNKEGKGGVFNFVTKRGLCEKNAKISWTQVETGSAITWKYPSVILKGNNSIGEFYSIAVTNNHQQADTGTKMIHLGKNTKSTIISKGISAGKSQNSYRGLVRISANADNARNFSQCDSLLMGNNCGAHTFPYIESKNTSAKIEHEATTSKIGEDQVFYCNQRGIPTEKAIALIVNGFSKEVLNKLPMEFAVEAQKLLEISLEGSVG